One genomic window of Candidatus Zymogenaceae bacterium includes the following:
- the ftsE gene encoding cell division ATP-binding protein FtsE has protein sequence MIRLNHVYKNYGMGPDALSDVSMHVEKGEFVFVTGPSGAGKTTLLKLLFLAERPTKGQVFINGVDVGSLPRRKVPYLRRAVGVVFQDFKLLSSLTVLDNVSFPLEVMGIGRREINRRVRRVLKFVGLEDRERAYPLELSGGEQQRVAIARSVVNEPPILLADEPTGNLDSELTLDIIRLMEYIHSRGATVLMTTHNKDIVERFHKRVLSLKAGRITA, from the coding sequence ATGATACGCCTTAACCATGTATACAAAAATTACGGCATGGGCCCGGACGCGCTCTCGGATGTGAGCATGCATGTGGAGAAGGGTGAGTTCGTGTTCGTGACCGGTCCCAGCGGCGCGGGGAAGACGACGCTCCTCAAGCTTCTATTTTTGGCGGAGCGTCCCACGAAGGGTCAGGTATTCATCAACGGGGTGGATGTGGGTTCTCTGCCCCGAAGGAAGGTTCCCTATTTACGGCGGGCGGTGGGGGTGGTGTTCCAGGATTTTAAGCTGTTGTCCTCCCTGACGGTGCTGGATAACGTCTCCTTTCCCCTGGAGGTAATGGGGATCGGACGTCGGGAGATCAACAGGAGGGTGCGCCGGGTGCTCAAGTTTGTGGGTCTGGAGGATCGGGAACGGGCCTATCCTCTGGAACTGTCCGGTGGGGAGCAGCAACGGGTCGCCATCGCCCGCTCGGTTGTCAACGAGCCGCCCATTCTGCTTGCCGACGAGCCCACCGGGAATCTCGATTCCGAGTTGACGCTTGATATCATCCGCCTGATGGAGTATATCCACAGCAGGGGCGCGACGGTGTTGATGACCACGCACAACAAGGATATAGTCGAACGATTTCACAAACGTGTGCTGTCGCTGAAGGCGGGCAGGATCACGGCGTGA
- a CDS encoding ABC transporter permease yields MLTARISYIARRVLRNFGAYPMVHFLAVMTIGISMLIPSAYLFVYFNLTGLLTKFGEEVHISVYLSDFLSGDATDSLKEEILAIKEVDRVEYITKDEALLYLSESFGGQADVLEGLEENPLPASVEVMLKEEYRTPDDVSLVAAKIERMNGVEDVIYAQEWLARFHEAVKIVRIGGIAVAVVLSLAAVAIISNTIRLIVFARKDEIEIMRLVGATRMFITTPLVVEGMIQGALGAGLAVGALWGLYRLFMEHYYSEFGLFFGAVDITFFPHTVILYIILGGVLLGMLGGLFSFGRSIRV; encoded by the coding sequence ATGCTCACCGCACGAATATCGTATATCGCAAGAAGGGTCCTGAGAAATTTCGGGGCGTATCCAATGGTCCATTTTCTGGCGGTGATGACCATCGGCATCTCGATGTTAATACCGTCCGCCTACCTGTTCGTCTATTTCAACCTCACCGGTCTCTTGACGAAATTCGGTGAGGAGGTCCATATATCCGTCTACCTGTCCGATTTTCTCTCCGGAGACGCCACCGACTCCCTGAAGGAAGAGATACTTGCCATCAAGGAGGTCGATCGGGTGGAGTACATTACGAAGGACGAGGCGCTCCTCTATCTCTCCGAATCCTTCGGCGGCCAGGCGGATGTTCTGGAGGGCCTGGAGGAAAATCCGCTCCCCGCATCGGTGGAGGTGATGCTCAAAGAAGAGTACCGCACGCCGGATGATGTATCTCTGGTGGCGGCCAAGATCGAGCGGATGAACGGTGTCGAGGACGTGATATACGCCCAGGAATGGCTCGCCCGGTTTCATGAAGCGGTCAAGATCGTACGAATCGGCGGGATCGCCGTGGCGGTTGTCCTGTCCCTTGCGGCGGTGGCGATTATATCGAACACCATCAGGCTGATCGTTTTCGCCAGAAAAGACGAAATCGAGATCATGCGGCTGGTGGGGGCGACCCGCATGTTCATTACGACGCCGCTGGTGGTGGAGGGGATGATTCAGGGAGCGCTGGGCGCGGGCCTGGCGGTGGGGGCGCTCTGGGGGCTGTATCGATTATTTATGGAACACTATTACAGTGAATTCGGTCTTTTCTTTGGGGCCGTTGACATCACGTTTTTTCCGCATACCGTGATCCTGTATATCATATTGGGAGGCGTTCTTTTGGGAATGCTGGGCGGTCTTTTTTCTTTCGGCAGGTCGATACGAGTGTAA
- a CDS encoding peptidoglycan DD-metalloendopeptidase family protein — MERRSIQNIRMIVLGTAAALTVCMMTSAVVADDLDEKKQELTDIKKEIEEKKERIRESKSEEKSVLEELQEMDASLEKRGRELVSLEYDLETTSEKIEQLSGRIKEVEGEIARLREHIEVRLVALYKLNDAGYVPVMFSSTDYTDVRRRMKYLSAIVKTDQQLFYEYKNLNDALNDDLEELETKRDELKLLTEEVARKKLEIEGEKSKRGVYLAEVKKERGLYEDALGELEESKRKLTALIDELLEERRKETERAKMEGSDHTSPDAGGAFASLKGKLPRPVSGPTITDYGKGTDPTYNNPIFNKGIEIQAAEGTDFISVADGQVIYADYFEGYGNLIIIDHGDSYYSIYAHARDILVGVDDTVSAREVIGTVGNTGSLKGPNLYFEIRHHGNTSDPDSWLASQ; from the coding sequence GTGGAGCGACGATCGATACAAAATATACGCATGATCGTCCTGGGGACGGCGGCGGCGCTGACCGTATGTATGATGACGTCCGCGGTCGTCGCCGATGATCTCGATGAGAAAAAACAGGAACTGACGGATATAAAAAAAGAGATAGAGGAAAAAAAGGAGCGCATTCGGGAATCGAAATCCGAGGAGAAGTCGGTTCTCGAAGAGCTTCAGGAGATGGACGCGTCTCTGGAAAAGCGGGGGAGGGAACTCGTCTCCCTGGAATACGATCTGGAGACCACATCCGAGAAGATCGAGCAATTGAGCGGGCGCATCAAGGAGGTGGAAGGGGAGATCGCCCGTCTCAGGGAGCACATCGAGGTGCGCCTTGTCGCCCTCTATAAACTCAATGACGCAGGGTATGTGCCGGTGATGTTTTCATCCACCGACTATACCGACGTGAGACGACGGATGAAATATCTCTCCGCCATTGTCAAGACGGACCAGCAGCTTTTTTACGAGTATAAAAATCTGAATGACGCCCTGAACGACGACCTCGAAGAACTCGAGACGAAACGGGACGAGTTGAAGCTCTTGACCGAGGAGGTGGCCCGAAAGAAGCTGGAAATCGAGGGAGAAAAGTCGAAGCGCGGCGTGTATCTTGCGGAGGTGAAGAAGGAGAGGGGTCTCTATGAGGATGCGCTGGGGGAGCTGGAGGAATCCAAAAGGAAGCTGACCGCCCTCATCGACGAGCTGTTGGAGGAGCGGCGCAAAGAGACGGAACGGGCGAAAATGGAGGGTTCCGACCATACGTCCCCCGACGCCGGAGGGGCGTTCGCATCCCTCAAGGGAAAACTGCCCCGGCCGGTTTCGGGACCGACCATCACCGATTACGGCAAGGGTACGGACCCGACCTATAACAACCCGATATTCAACAAGGGCATCGAGATTCAGGCGGCTGAAGGGACTGATTTCATATCGGTGGCCGACGGCCAGGTCATCTATGCGGACTATTTTGAAGGGTACGGAAACCTCATTATCATCGACCACGGCGACAGCTACTATTCCATTTACGCCCACGCAAGGGACATTCTGGTCGGTGTGGACGATACGGTATCCGCACGCGAGGTTATCGGCACGGTGGGTAATACGGGATCGCTCAAGGGGCCGAATCTCTATTTCGAGATCCGCCATCACGGCAATACATCGGACCCCGATTCCTGGTTGGCTTCCCAATAG
- a CDS encoding S41 family peptidase: MSDRRGKLKYVVVFALVFMLGVSLGKGLDNVLASSDSIYSDLELFTNALNIIRDNYVDDVDTREVIYGAIEGMVSSLDPHSAFFRPGDYKEFMEDTKGAFGGLGIEISVVDGVLTIIAPIEDTPAWEAGLKAGDKILYIEGDSTEGMTAFDAVKLLRGPKGTQVTITVQSEGETKMRDVTITRDIIEIQSVKYEIFDDNTAYIRITSFQERTAVDLRDALDAITDETNGDITGIILDLRNDPGGLLSKSVDVSDMFLSEGVIVSIRGKDPTSNAIFSAHREGTIADLPMVVLVNGGSASASEIVAGALKDNGRAILIGTTTFGKGSVQTIIPMKDGSGLKITTALYYTPSGASIHEIGIEPDIEVTFPAPGEVSEEDGEVTDETESEDETADEEFVDVQLEKAKEVIAHWSKYEYLLK, encoded by the coding sequence ATGTCGGATCGACGCGGGAAACTGAAATACGTGGTGGTATTCGCCCTTGTATTCATGTTGGGGGTATCACTGGGGAAGGGACTTGATAACGTCCTGGCGTCATCGGATAGCATATACAGCGATCTGGAACTGTTTACAAACGCGCTGAATATTATTCGAGACAACTATGTGGATGACGTCGACACCCGTGAGGTCATCTACGGCGCCATTGAGGGCATGGTTTCTTCTTTGGACCCCCACAGCGCCTTTTTCAGGCCCGGTGACTACAAGGAGTTTATGGAAGACACCAAGGGAGCCTTCGGAGGTCTGGGTATCGAAATCTCTGTTGTCGATGGTGTGCTGACGATCATTGCACCCATAGAGGATACTCCCGCCTGGGAGGCGGGGTTGAAGGCGGGGGACAAGATCCTCTACATTGAGGGAGACTCCACCGAGGGCATGACGGCCTTCGATGCGGTGAAGCTGCTCAGGGGGCCCAAGGGAACCCAGGTGACCATCACCGTTCAGAGCGAGGGCGAGACGAAGATGCGGGATGTGACCATCACCCGGGATATCATCGAGATACAGAGCGTCAAGTATGAAATCTTCGATGACAACACCGCCTATATCAGGATAACGTCGTTTCAGGAGCGGACTGCGGTTGATCTAAGGGATGCCCTTGATGCCATCACCGACGAGACCAACGGGGACATCACCGGCATCATCCTGGACCTCAGGAACGATCCGGGGGGGCTCCTGTCCAAGTCGGTGGACGTCTCGGACATGTTTCTCAGCGAGGGGGTTATCGTCTCTATCAGGGGCAAAGACCCGACCAGCAACGCCATATTCAGCGCCCATCGTGAAGGGACCATTGCGGATCTGCCGATGGTGGTGCTGGTAAACGGCGGCAGCGCCAGCGCGTCGGAGATCGTTGCCGGCGCCCTCAAGGACAACGGCAGGGCGATTCTCATCGGCACCACGACCTTCGGCAAGGGGTCCGTCCAGACGATCATACCCATGAAGGACGGCTCCGGCCTGAAGATCACCACCGCGCTCTACTATACCCCCAGCGGCGCGTCCATCCATGAGATCGGCATTGAGCCGGATATCGAGGTGACGTTTCCCGCACCCGGGGAGGTTTCGGAAGAAGACGGTGAAGTCACAGATGAGACGGAATCCGAAGACGAGACCGCCGATGAGGAGTTCGTGGACGTACAGCTCGAGAAGGCCAAGGAGGTCATCGCCCACTGGAGTAAATACGAATATCTTCTGAAATAG
- a CDS encoding divergent polysaccharide deacetylase family protein translates to MHKPSGRAHFIIFAILGVVVLCLCVAIVFQLSRDRVAWLPAAPTAPSTTDSPQDERTERIRSINDALDGVLIDRGLEDGLFSDRKTWPREERGLVWVEVRDEYGADSPVDVDSLRSALDDVLDEWEGVAHGEYEVFPEGGFILTVTAYSVPVRRLTVFPPAPEIPRVAIIMDDMGMSDRYIDDLLALDFPITCAVLPGESCSVEVATLAHDRGWEVMLHQPMEPIRYPEVNPGDHALFVSMDRAEIEACLESSIESVPFISGVNNHMGSLFTGDETGMNAVLDVLERHDLYFVDSRTTPRTVAYTIALGMGMPTAERNVFLDNDRDVKKIEKNIEMLLELAVGEGSAVAICHPYDETITALKRMEKRLTSGDVMVVPVGELILYRDTVQ, encoded by the coding sequence TTGCATAAACCATCAGGGCGTGCCCATTTCATCATCTTCGCGATACTGGGCGTGGTGGTGTTGTGTCTCTGTGTCGCCATCGTGTTTCAGCTGAGCCGGGATCGAGTCGCCTGGCTTCCGGCCGCCCCCACGGCGCCTTCGACGACCGACTCCCCACAGGATGAGCGGACGGAGAGGATTCGTTCGATCAACGATGCGCTGGATGGCGTCTTGATCGATCGGGGGCTGGAAGACGGCCTCTTCAGCGATCGAAAGACCTGGCCCCGAGAGGAACGGGGTCTTGTATGGGTGGAGGTGCGGGACGAATACGGGGCGGACTCGCCCGTGGATGTTGATTCTCTCAGATCGGCCCTGGACGACGTCCTGGATGAGTGGGAGGGGGTTGCCCACGGGGAATACGAGGTGTTTCCCGAAGGGGGATTCATCCTGACGGTCACCGCGTATTCCGTGCCGGTCCGCCGTCTGACCGTGTTTCCCCCGGCGCCCGAGATTCCACGAGTCGCCATCATTATGGATGATATGGGCATGAGCGATCGGTACATTGACGATCTGCTCGCCCTGGATTTTCCTATCACGTGTGCGGTGCTGCCCGGGGAGTCCTGCTCGGTAGAAGTAGCCACCCTGGCCCACGACCGGGGGTGGGAGGTGATGCTTCACCAGCCGATGGAGCCGATACGCTACCCCGAGGTAAATCCGGGGGATCACGCGCTGTTTGTCTCGATGGACCGAGCGGAGATAGAGGCGTGTCTTGAGAGCTCCATCGAGTCGGTTCCCTTTATCAGCGGCGTCAACAATCACATGGGCTCCCTTTTTACCGGGGACGAGACCGGGATGAATGCCGTCCTGGACGTGTTGGAGCGACACGATCTCTATTTCGTCGATTCCCGAACCACACCCCGCACCGTCGCGTATACGATAGCCCTGGGAATGGGCATGCCGACGGCGGAGCGAAACGTTTTTCTGGATAATGATCGGGACGTGAAAAAAATCGAGAAAAATATCGAGATGTTACTGGAACTGGCGGTCGGAGAGGGATCGGCGGTGGCTATCTGTCACCCCTATGATGAGACGATAACGGCGCTGAAACGCATGGAAAAACGCCTGACCTCAGGTGATGTGATGGTTGTACCGGTGGGGGAGTTGATCCTGTATCGGGACACAGTGCAGTAG